Proteins encoded together in one Pseudomonas sp. ADAK13 window:
- a CDS encoding ABC transporter substrate-binding protein — MQSRHLKLLAAATLTAWSLTAGIAHAAGVLTIGCREDSTTFDPIKSAQNRDTWVFANVYDTLVRVDNLGTKMEPGLAESWDISKDGLTYTFKLRAAKFSDGSPITADDAAFSLLRIRDNKASLWSDPFSLINTAKASDPQTLVVTLKTPAVAFLSQLASPTVSILSEKAMTTMGEDAYSENPVTSGAFTVGEWRKGDRVILKKNPNFWQAGKVSLDGVEWVSVTDDNTRMRMVQNNELDTAIFVPFSRVEELKKDKNVVVHSDPSTREDHLLINHAHGLLAKPEVRQALDMAIDKQSLVKTATFGQGTVAYSYIPKGSLYHYANNLQRPYDPTEAKKLLAAAGAQDLKLNYVVNAGNEADEQIAVMIKDQLAKVGVTANLQKVDPTQSWQMLVDGEYDISVMYWTNDILDPDQKTTFVLGHDTNQNYMTRYKNDKVKDLVAAARIEADPVKREQMYIDLQKMAKQDVNWIDLYYSPYINISRKNVSNFLQNPLGRFTLEEVVKN, encoded by the coding sequence ATGCAATCCCGTCACTTGAAGTTGCTCGCCGCCGCCACGCTCACCGCGTGGTCGCTGACCGCCGGTATCGCCCACGCGGCGGGTGTACTCACCATCGGCTGTCGCGAAGACAGCACCACGTTTGACCCGATCAAAAGTGCGCAGAACCGCGACACCTGGGTGTTCGCCAACGTCTACGACACCCTGGTGCGCGTGGATAACCTGGGCACCAAGATGGAACCGGGGCTGGCAGAAAGCTGGGACATTTCCAAGGACGGCCTGACGTATACCTTCAAGCTGCGTGCCGCAAAGTTCTCGGACGGCTCGCCGATCACCGCTGACGACGCCGCATTCAGCCTGCTGCGCATCCGCGACAACAAGGCCTCGTTGTGGAGCGACCCGTTCAGCCTGATCAACACGGCCAAGGCCAGCGACCCGCAAACCCTGGTCGTGACGCTGAAAACCCCTGCGGTGGCCTTCCTCTCGCAACTCGCTTCACCGACGGTATCGATCCTGTCGGAAAAGGCCATGACCACCATGGGCGAGGACGCCTACTCGGAAAACCCGGTGACCTCTGGCGCGTTTACCGTGGGCGAGTGGCGCAAGGGCGATCGGGTGATCCTGAAAAAGAACCCGAACTTCTGGCAGGCCGGCAAGGTGAGCCTGGATGGGGTGGAATGGGTGTCGGTCACCGATGACAATACGCGCATGCGCATGGTGCAGAACAACGAGCTGGACACAGCGATCTTCGTCCCGTTCTCCCGGGTTGAAGAGCTGAAAAAAGACAAGAACGTGGTGGTCCACTCCGACCCGTCGACCCGTGAAGATCACCTGTTGATCAACCACGCCCACGGCCTGCTGGCCAAGCCGGAGGTGCGCCAGGCGCTGGACATGGCCATCGATAAACAGTCGCTGGTGAAAACCGCCACCTTCGGTCAAGGCACCGTGGCCTATTCCTACATTCCGAAAGGTTCGCTGTACCACTACGCCAACAACCTGCAACGCCCGTACGACCCGACCGAAGCCAAGAAACTGCTGGCTGCTGCCGGTGCCCAGGATTTGAAGCTGAACTACGTGGTCAACGCCGGCAACGAAGCCGACGAGCAGATTGCGGTGATGATCAAGGATCAGTTGGCCAAGGTCGGCGTCACGGCCAACCTGCAAAAGGTCGACCCGACCCAAAGCTGGCAGATGCTGGTGGACGGCGAATACGACATTTCGGTGATGTACTGGACCAACGACATCCTCGACCCGGACCAGAAGACCACCTTCGTGTTGGGCCACGACACCAACCAGAACTACATGACCCGCTACAAGAACGACAAGGTCAAGGACCTGGTGGCAGCCGCGCGGATCGAAGCCGACCCGGTGAAGCGTGAGCAGATGTACATCGACCTGCAGAAAATGGCGAAACAGGATGTGAACTGGATCGACTTGTACTACAGCCCGTACATCAACATCTCACGCAAGAACGTCAGCAACTTCCTGCAAAACCCGTTGGGGCGCTTCACGCTTGAGGAAGTGGTGAAGAACTAA
- the mtnA gene encoding S-methyl-5-thioribose-1-phosphate isomerase codes for MRDRLLAAEKVRAIEWRDGALYLLDQRILPAAQTWVACTSAAEVAEAIRLMVVRGAPAIGISAAYGLVLAARAHIAEGDDWQAAWEEDYALLADTRPTASNLFWAMKRMRDCLDRLKKHADPLAVLEAEAVAIHQSDREANLTMAQLGVELIRKHQGNVQAILTHGNAGALATGGVGTALGVIRGAFLEGMVERVYANETRPWLQGSRLTAWELANEGIPVTVNADSAGAHILKTKGVTWVIVGADCIAANGDVVSKIGTYQLAVCAMHHGVRFMVVAPSSTIDMMAASGDDVPLEERDARELLEVGGTRVAADVDAFNPVFDVTPADLIDVIVTEKGIVERPDTAKLAQLMCRKRLH; via the coding sequence ATGCGCGATCGACTGTTGGCTGCGGAGAAAGTGAGGGCCATCGAGTGGCGTGATGGCGCACTGTACCTGCTCGATCAGCGTATTTTGCCGGCTGCGCAAACCTGGGTGGCCTGTACCAGTGCCGCCGAGGTGGCCGAGGCCATTCGCTTGATGGTGGTGCGCGGCGCGCCGGCCATTGGTATCAGTGCAGCGTATGGCCTGGTGCTGGCCGCGCGTGCTCACATCGCCGAGGGCGACGACTGGCAGGCTGCCTGGGAAGAGGACTACGCGCTGCTGGCGGATACCCGTCCGACCGCGTCGAATCTTTTCTGGGCCATGAAGCGCATGCGCGATTGCCTCGATCGCCTTAAGAAACACGCCGATCCGCTGGCGGTGCTGGAGGCCGAGGCGGTGGCGATTCACCAAAGTGATCGTGAAGCCAACCTCACCATGGCGCAGTTGGGCGTGGAGCTGATCCGCAAGCATCAGGGCAACGTCCAGGCGATCCTGACCCATGGCAATGCCGGAGCGCTGGCCACGGGCGGCGTGGGCACCGCTCTCGGGGTGATTCGCGGGGCGTTCCTGGAAGGCATGGTGGAGCGGGTCTACGCCAACGAAACCCGGCCCTGGTTGCAAGGCTCGCGGTTGACGGCCTGGGAGCTGGCCAATGAGGGAATCCCGGTCACGGTGAATGCCGATTCGGCCGGCGCGCACATTCTCAAGACCAAGGGCGTGACCTGGGTGATCGTCGGCGCCGATTGCATTGCCGCCAACGGTGACGTGGTCAGCAAGATCGGCACTTATCAATTGGCGGTGTGTGCCATGCATCACGGCGTGCGCTTCATGGTGGTGGCGCCCAGTTCCACCATCGACATGATGGCGGCCAGCGGCGATGACGTACCGCTTGAAGAGCGCGATGCCCGGGAGTTGCTGGAAGTCGGCGGCACCCGTGTGGCGGCTGATGTGGACGCCTTCAACCCGGTGTTTGACGTAACGCCGGCGGACCTGATTGATGTGATTGTCACCGAAAAAGGCATCGTCGAACGTCCCGACACGGCGAAGCTGGCGCAACTGATGTGTCGTAAACGCCTGCATTAA
- the mupP gene encoding N-acetylmuramic acid 6-phosphate phosphatase MupP: MKLQAVLFDMDGTLLDTAPDFIAICQAMRADRGLAPMNDQHIRDEISGGARAMVAVTFSMDPESPGFEELRQEFLERYLKGCAIHSKLFEGMEELLADIEKSRLIWGVVTNKPLRFAEPIMQQLGLAERSALLICPDHVKNSKPDPEPLILACKMLNLDPASVLFVGDDLRDIESGRDAGTRTAAVTYGYIHPDDNPRNWGADVVVDHPLELRKVLDSALCSC; this comes from the coding sequence GTGAAGTTGCAAGCGGTTCTTTTCGACATGGACGGTACCCTGCTGGACACCGCGCCGGACTTTATCGCCATCTGCCAGGCCATGCGGGCCGACCGCGGCCTGGCGCCGATGAACGACCAGCACATCCGCGATGAAATCTCCGGCGGCGCCCGGGCGATGGTCGCCGTGACCTTTTCCATGGACCCCGAATCCCCAGGCTTTGAAGAGCTGCGCCAGGAATTCCTGGAGCGCTACCTCAAGGGCTGCGCGATTCACAGCAAGCTGTTCGAGGGCATGGAAGAGCTGCTGGCCGATATCGAGAAATCCAGGCTGATCTGGGGCGTGGTCACCAACAAGCCGCTGCGCTTTGCCGAACCGATCATGCAGCAACTGGGCCTGGCGGAACGCTCGGCGCTGTTGATCTGCCCGGACCACGTGAAGAACAGCAAGCCAGACCCGGAGCCGCTGATCCTGGCGTGCAAGATGCTCAACCTGGACCCGGCCAGCGTGCTGTTCGTGGGTGATGACCTGCGGGATATCGAGTCGGGCCGCGACGCCGGCACCCGAACCGCTGCGGTCACCTACGGCTATATCCACCCGGACGACAACCCGCGCAACTGGGGTGCCGACGTGGTGGTGGATCACCCCCTGGAATTGCGCAAAGTGCTGGATAGCGCGCTGTGCAGCTGCTGA
- a CDS encoding ABC transporter ATP-binding protein produces the protein MSLLQVRDLSVIANNTGRDVTLVDRVSFDLAEGEILGLVGESGSGKTMACRGLMRLLPSPSLRVQGGSVRLAGQDLLALDNAGMRAVRGGKLGMIFQNPSSHLDPLMRIGEQIAEGIRLHQGASKKDARLQAIEVLRQVGIPDPQARIDNYPHEFSGGMRQRAMIAVALGCNPSVLIADEPTTALDVTVQAQILRLLLDLRDQRGLSIIMITHDLGVVAQTCDSIAVMYAGRLCEHGSKYELLAHPQHPYTAGLIECQPATSSGHALLRTIAGQPPLLDALPKGCRFNPRCPQVGSLCTELLPVGARVACHYPLGVRP, from the coding sequence ATGAGTCTTCTACAAGTGCGCGACCTGAGCGTGATCGCCAATAACACCGGGCGGGATGTGACGTTGGTGGACCGGGTGTCCTTCGACCTGGCCGAAGGTGAAATCCTCGGCCTGGTGGGCGAAAGCGGCTCGGGCAAGACCATGGCCTGTCGCGGGCTGATGCGCTTGCTGCCGTCCCCCAGCCTGCGGGTGCAGGGCGGTTCGGTGCGCCTCGCGGGCCAGGATTTGCTCGCGCTGGATAATGCCGGCATGCGCGCAGTACGCGGCGGAAAACTGGGAATGATTTTCCAGAACCCCAGCAGCCACCTCGACCCGCTGATGCGCATCGGCGAGCAGATCGCCGAAGGTATCCGCCTGCATCAGGGTGCTTCGAAAAAGGACGCACGCTTGCAAGCCATCGAGGTGCTGCGCCAGGTCGGGATTCCCGATCCGCAGGCGCGTATCGACAATTACCCTCACGAGTTTTCCGGCGGCATGCGCCAGCGGGCAATGATCGCCGTGGCCCTGGGCTGCAATCCCAGCGTGCTGATCGCCGACGAGCCGACCACCGCCCTCGACGTCACCGTGCAGGCGCAGATCCTTCGCCTGCTGCTGGACCTGCGAGACCAGCGCGGCTTGTCGATCATCATGATCACCCACGACCTGGGCGTGGTGGCGCAAACCTGTGATTCCATCGCCGTGATGTACGCCGGTCGCCTGTGTGAGCACGGCAGCAAATACGAGCTGTTGGCGCACCCGCAACACCCTTACACCGCCGGCCTGATCGAGTGCCAGCCCGCCACCAGCAGCGGCCATGCCTTGTTGCGCACTATCGCCGGGCAGCCTCCGTTGCTTGATGCATTGCCCAAGGGCTGCCGGTTCAACCCGCGTTGCCCGCAGGTCGGCAGCTTGTGCACCGAGCTGCTGCCGGTAGGCGCACGAGTTGCCTGCCACTATCCCCTGGGAGTTCGCCCATGA
- a CDS encoding ABC transporter ATP-binding protein — MTLLQVNDLEVRFAAAGSGLFGLNKQWVRAVNGVSLTLAAGETLGLVGESGSGKSTLGRAILHLNPISAGQVVFDGIDMAHAGPVDIARLRHETAMIFQDPYAALNPRLTVGETIAEVLRVQRKVSPDNIPRRVNELLDLVGLRPELASRKPGSLSGGQCQRVGIARALAVEPRLIIADECVAALDVSIQGQIINLLLELQQRMNLAILFIAHDLAIVRRLCDRVAVMYLGKIVEEGPVEAVFTTPRHPYTAALIQAIPEIDPYRPLPSEPLPGEPPSPLKLPNGCAFHPRCRHARAVCAEVLPPTHFVQTHRYSCVLEEPLTLSATREQPPL; from the coding sequence ATGACGCTGTTGCAGGTGAATGACCTTGAGGTGCGATTTGCCGCCGCTGGCAGCGGCCTGTTTGGCTTGAATAAACAGTGGGTGAGGGCGGTCAATGGTGTTTCGCTGACCCTGGCCGCCGGCGAAACCCTCGGTTTGGTGGGTGAGTCCGGCAGCGGAAAAAGCACGTTGGGCCGGGCGATCTTGCACCTCAACCCCATCAGCGCCGGGCAGGTGGTGTTTGACGGTATCGACATGGCCCACGCCGGGCCGGTCGACATCGCACGTCTGCGGCACGAGACGGCGATGATCTTCCAGGATCCCTACGCGGCCCTGAACCCGCGCCTGACGGTCGGTGAAACCATTGCCGAAGTGCTGCGAGTGCAGCGCAAGGTGTCGCCAGACAATATCCCGCGCCGGGTCAATGAATTACTCGACCTGGTAGGCCTGCGCCCCGAACTCGCCAGCCGTAAACCCGGCTCCCTGAGTGGTGGGCAATGCCAGCGCGTCGGCATTGCGCGGGCGCTGGCGGTGGAGCCGCGGCTGATCATCGCCGACGAATGCGTGGCCGCCCTGGATGTGTCGATCCAGGGCCAGATCATCAACCTGCTGCTGGAACTGCAACAGCGCATGAACCTGGCGATCCTGTTTATCGCCCACGACCTGGCCATCGTCCGGCGCCTGTGCGACCGGGTGGCGGTGATGTACCTGGGGAAAATCGTCGAGGAAGGCCCGGTGGAAGCGGTCTTCACCACACCGCGTCATCCGTACACGGCGGCCCTGATCCAGGCGATTCCGGAGATTGATCCGTACCGCCCGCTGCCCAGCGAACCGTTGCCTGGCGAGCCGCCGAGCCCGCTGAAACTGCCCAATGGCTGCGCCTTTCACCCGCGTTGCCGGCATGCACGCGCTGTGTGTGCCGAGGTATTGCCGCCGACTCACTTTGTGCAAACGCATCGGTACAGTTGCGTGCTTGAAGAGCCTTTGACCCTATCTGCCACTCGTGAACAACCGCCGTTATAG
- a CDS encoding YciK family oxidoreductase gives MFDYSARPELLKGRVILVTGAGRGIGAAAAKTYAAHGATVLLLGKTEANLAQVYDEIEAAGQPQPVVIPFNLETALPHQYDELAAMIEKEFGHLDGLLHNASIIGPRTPIEQLSGENFMRVMHVNVNAMFMLTSTLLPLLKLSQDASVVFTSSSVGRKGRAYWGAYGVSKFATEGLMQTLADELDNVAPVRANSINPGATRTSMRAQAYPGENPTDNPTPEDIMPVYLYLMGPDSTGINGQAFDAQ, from the coding sequence ATGTTTGATTACTCCGCACGTCCAGAACTGCTCAAGGGCCGGGTCATCCTGGTCACCGGCGCCGGTCGCGGGATTGGCGCGGCGGCGGCAAAAACCTATGCCGCCCATGGCGCCACCGTGCTGTTGCTGGGCAAGACCGAAGCCAACCTGGCGCAGGTCTATGACGAAATCGAAGCGGCCGGCCAGCCACAGCCCGTGGTGATTCCGTTCAACCTGGAGACCGCCCTGCCCCATCAATACGATGAGCTGGCAGCGATGATCGAAAAGGAATTCGGCCACCTCGACGGCCTGCTGCACAACGCCTCGATCATCGGCCCGCGCACGCCCATCGAGCAGTTGTCGGGTGAGAATTTCATGCGGGTGATGCACGTGAACGTCAACGCGATGTTCATGCTGACCAGCACGTTGTTGCCGCTGCTCAAGCTGTCCCAGGATGCATCGGTGGTGTTCACCTCCAGCAGCGTGGGCCGCAAGGGCCGCGCTTATTGGGGCGCGTACGGGGTGTCGAAGTTTGCCACCGAAGGCCTGATGCAAACCCTGGCGGACGAGCTGGATAACGTGGCACCGGTGCGTGCCAACAGCATCAACCCGGGCGCCACCCGCACCAGCATGCGGGCGCAGGCGTATCCAGGGGAGAACCCGACCGATAACCCGACACCGGAAGACATCATGCCGGTGTACCTGTACCTGATGGGGCCGGACAGTACCGGCATCAATGGCCAAGCGTTTGACGCGCAATAA
- the ubiG gene encoding bifunctional 2-polyprenyl-6-hydroxyphenol methylase/3-demethylubiquinol 3-O-methyltransferase UbiG, producing MSNVDHAEIAKFEALAHRWWDRESEFKPLHDINPLRVNWIDERVNLAGKKVLDVGCGGGILSESMAQRGATVMGIDMGEAPLAVAQLHQLESGVNVEYRQITAEELAEEMPGQFDVVTCLEMLEHVPDPSSVIRACFSMVKPGGQVFFSTINRNPKAYLFAIIGAEYIMKLLPRGTHDFKKFIRPSELGAWSRQAGLTVKDIIGLTYNPLTKHYKLASDVDVNYMIQTLREE from the coding sequence ATGAGCAACGTCGACCACGCTGAAATCGCCAAATTCGAAGCCCTCGCACATCGCTGGTGGGACCGCGAAAGCGAGTTCAAACCCCTGCACGACATCAACCCGCTGCGGGTCAACTGGATTGACGAGCGCGTCAACCTGGCCGGCAAGAAGGTACTGGACGTGGGTTGCGGCGGCGGCATTCTCAGCGAATCCATGGCCCAGCGCGGCGCCACCGTGATGGGTATCGACATGGGCGAAGCGCCATTGGCCGTGGCCCAACTGCACCAGCTGGAGTCGGGCGTGAACGTCGAATACCGGCAGATCACCGCCGAAGAGCTGGCCGAAGAGATGCCCGGGCAGTTCGACGTGGTCACCTGCCTGGAAATGCTCGAGCACGTGCCAGACCCGTCCTCAGTGATCCGCGCGTGCTTCAGTATGGTCAAGCCCGGCGGCCAGGTGTTCTTCTCCACCATCAACCGCAACCCGAAGGCGTACCTGTTCGCGATCATCGGTGCCGAATACATCATGAAGCTGCTGCCCCGCGGCACCCATGACTTCAAGAAATTCATCCGCCCTTCCGAGCTGGGCGCGTGGAGCCGCCAGGCCGGGCTGACCGTCAAGGACATCATCGGCTTGACCTACAACCCGCTGACCAAGCACTACAAGCTGGCCAGCGACGTTGATGTCAACTACATGATCCAGACCCTGCGCGAGGAGTAA
- a CDS encoding TRZ/ATZ family hydrolase translates to MTPTAAPLDLLLLPTWLVPVEPAGVVLKEHGLGIRDGRIAFIGPRAAALKLAATEVRELPGMLLSPGLINAHGHAAMTLFRGLADDLPLMTWLENHIWPAEAKWVDEAFVRDGTDLAIAEQIKGGITCFSDMYFFPKVASERVHNAGIRAQIAIPILDFPIPGASDADEAIRQGVELFGDLKHHPRIKITFGPHAPYTVCDENLEKIRVIAEELDASIHMHVHETAFEVQQSVEQRGERPLARLGRLGLLGPRFQAVHMTQISDDDLALLVESNTSVIHCPESNLKLASGFCPVERLWQAGVNVAVGTDGAASNNDLDLLGETRTAALLAKAVAGSATALDAHRALRMATLNGARAMGQESEIGSLEVGKAADIVAFDLSGLAQQPIYDPVSQLIYATGRDCVKHLWVGGKQLLDDRQLTRLDEEQLCATAIAWGQRISGHSE, encoded by the coding sequence ATGACACCGACTGCCGCCCCGCTCGACTTATTGCTGCTGCCCACCTGGCTGGTACCTGTCGAGCCTGCCGGCGTAGTGCTCAAAGAGCACGGCCTGGGCATTCGCGACGGGCGCATTGCGTTTATCGGCCCACGCGCCGCCGCCTTGAAGCTCGCAGCGACCGAAGTGCGTGAACTGCCGGGCATGCTGCTCAGCCCCGGCCTGATCAACGCCCACGGCCACGCGGCGATGACGCTGTTTCGCGGCCTGGCCGACGACCTGCCGCTGATGACCTGGCTGGAAAACCACATCTGGCCCGCCGAGGCCAAGTGGGTCGATGAAGCCTTCGTGCGCGATGGCACTGACCTGGCAATCGCCGAGCAGATAAAGGGCGGCATCACGTGCTTCTCGGACATGTACTTCTTCCCGAAAGTCGCCAGCGAACGCGTACACAACGCAGGTATTCGTGCGCAAATCGCCATCCCGATCCTTGATTTCCCGATTCCTGGTGCCAGTGATGCCGATGAGGCCATTCGCCAGGGCGTCGAGCTGTTCGGCGACCTGAAGCACCACCCGCGGATCAAAATCACCTTCGGCCCCCACGCGCCGTACACCGTCTGCGATGAAAACCTGGAAAAAATCCGGGTGATCGCCGAGGAGCTGGACGCGTCGATCCATATGCACGTGCATGAAACCGCTTTCGAAGTGCAGCAGTCCGTTGAGCAGCGCGGTGAACGCCCGCTGGCACGCCTCGGTCGCCTGGGCTTGCTGGGGCCGCGCTTCCAGGCCGTTCACATGACCCAAATCAGCGATGACGACCTGGCGTTGCTGGTAGAAAGTAACACCAGCGTGATCCACTGCCCGGAGTCCAACCTGAAACTGGCCAGTGGCTTCTGCCCGGTGGAACGCCTGTGGCAAGCCGGCGTCAATGTGGCAGTAGGCACCGACGGCGCCGCCAGTAACAATGACCTCGACCTGCTGGGCGAAACCCGCACCGCCGCGTTGCTGGCCAAGGCCGTCGCCGGCTCGGCCACTGCCCTGGATGCCCACCGCGCGTTGCGCATGGCCACCCTCAACGGCGCCCGGGCCATGGGCCAGGAAAGTGAAATCGGCTCGCTGGAAGTGGGCAAGGCCGCCGACATCGTGGCCTTCGACTTGTCGGGCCTGGCGCAACAACCGATCTACGATCCGGTCTCACAGCTTATATATGCCACCGGACGCGATTGTGTGAAACACCTTTGGGTCGGCGGCAAGCAATTGCTCGACGACCGGCAACTGACCCGCCTGGATGAAGAACAGTTGTGCGCCACGGCCATCGCCTGGGGCCAACGCATCAGCGGACACAGCGAATAA